The following are encoded together in the Oncorhynchus nerka isolate Pitt River linkage group LG25, Oner_Uvic_2.0, whole genome shotgun sequence genome:
- the LOC115109117 gene encoding growth arrest and DNA damage-inducible protein GADD45 beta-like gives MTLEELGCNITEKKMETVSQALEELLVAAQQQDCLTLGVYESAKLMNVDPDSVVLCVLATDEEDEDDIALQIHFTLIQAFCCDNDINILRVSGIRRLAQVLGEPSTVDSNGNEPKDLHCILVTNTQCQSLKCQALQDVGNYCEESRCKNQWVPYLALQER, from the exons ATGACTCTGGAAGAACTGGGATGCAATATCACTGAGAAAAA GATGGAGACTGTGAGTCAAGCACTAGAAGAGCTGCTGGTGGCAGCGCAGCAACAAGACTGTCTGACTTTGGGAGTCTACGAGTCTGCAAAACTGATGAATGT AGATCCTGATAGTGTAGTCTTGTGTGTTCTGGCGACGGATGAGGAAGACGAGGATGACATCGCACTGCAGATTCACTTCACGCTCATCCAAGCCTTCTGCTGCGACAACGACATCAACATACTGAGAGTCTCGGGCATCAGGCGCCTCGCTCAGGTTCTTGGCGAGCCAAGCACCGTTGACAGCAACGGCAACGAGCCCAAAGATCTGCACTGCATCCTTGTCACT AACACCCAGTGCCAATCTCTGAAATGCCAAGCGTTACAGGACGTGGGCAACTACTGCGAGGAGAGCCGCTGCAAGAACCAGTGGGTGCCTTATCTGGCCCTGCAGGAGCGCTGA